A part of Nocardioides sp. WS12 genomic DNA contains:
- the rfbA gene encoding glucose-1-phosphate thymidylyltransferase RfbA, which produces MRGIILAGGTGSRLHPITHAISKQLMPVYDKPMIYYPLSTLMLAGIREILVITTPGEASQFRRLLGDGSQFGIEISYAVQASPDGLAQAFLIGEQHLDGGGAGLVLGDNLFYGPGLGTRLRQFTDLDGAAIFGYRVADPTAYGVVDFDADGKVLSIEEKPANPKSRYAVPGLYFYGPDVVDRAKSLTPSPRGELEITDLNRLYLEEGRLQVEILPRGSAWLDTGTFDDLNDASNFVRALEARQGSKVSSPEEIAWRLGFIDDARLEELAQGLLKSGYGLYLLDLLAEKRSLGSLT; this is translated from the coding sequence ATGCGCGGGATCATTCTGGCCGGTGGCACCGGCAGTCGGCTGCATCCGATCACCCATGCGATCAGCAAGCAGCTGATGCCGGTCTACGACAAGCCGATGATCTACTACCCGCTCTCGACGCTGATGCTGGCGGGCATCCGCGAGATCCTGGTCATCACGACGCCGGGCGAGGCCAGCCAGTTCCGGCGGCTCCTCGGTGACGGCTCGCAGTTCGGCATCGAGATCAGCTACGCGGTCCAGGCCTCGCCCGACGGCCTCGCCCAGGCCTTCCTGATCGGGGAGCAGCACCTCGACGGCGGCGGCGCCGGCCTGGTCCTCGGCGACAACCTCTTCTACGGCCCCGGGCTCGGAACGCGGCTGCGGCAGTTCACGGACCTCGACGGTGCGGCCATCTTCGGTTACCGCGTGGCCGACCCGACGGCGTACGGCGTCGTGGACTTCGACGCCGACGGGAAGGTGCTCTCGATCGAGGAGAAGCCGGCGAACCCGAAGAGTCGCTACGCCGTCCCCGGGCTGTACTTCTACGGTCCCGACGTCGTCGACCGCGCCAAGTCGCTCACGCCCTCGCCCCGGGGCGAGCTCGAGATCACCGACCTCAACCGGCTCTACCTCGAAGAAGGCCGTCTCCAGGTCGAGATCCTGCCGCGCGGCTCGGCCTGGCTGGACACGGGCACCTTCGACGACCTCAACGACGCCAGCAACTTCGTCCGGGCGCTCGAAGCCCGCCAGGGCAGCAAGGTCAGTTCGCCCGAAGAGATCGCCTGGCGACTCGGGTTCATTGATGACGCGCGGCTCGAGGAGTTGGCGCAGGGCCTGTTGAAGAGCGGCTACGGCCTCTACCTGCTGGACTTGCTGGCCGAGAAGCGGTCGCTAGGGTCACTGACATGA
- a CDS encoding glycosyltransferase 61 family protein — protein sequence MITDETIGSPFPPALRARTRRRERVLAAKVGSQTAELDLQLVAARTIDALIIEAHPDRWPQLLARMIFHVQPGGLLIFRGTPGRPRSPLSDRLRRLDLIRSGDRNPDSVGKQASDTRARAAAIAGWDRVGPHVVVHRSGGPGSASEPLLKVTHGEADLALSRSGLPRGRLVTQVPGVRFTPRCEVVQTDSDVRHTSTEPIEAPAVSLREYEHVTCLPRQLVLQDGIILPDSFRHPHRRRPQHVFLEDLSPRFAALHEPMEEPALLDDVPYVHLDSHYQGHYGHLVTDQLSRMWAWPRIQEEVERPRLLMCTVTHRTGGLHPHERDLLAAFGIDEDDVLIFDRPVRVPRLLSAAPMLSNPAYVHPAIDETWRRAGAALAEHAPERRYAKRIFCSRRSTKRRCRNADEVEALFVEEGFTVVYTEDHPLAEQAAMFRQAEVIAGYAGAALFNMCYTDGPKDVVLLVPESYTAQNEYLMAAVQGHRLTVVWCPSDVPIPESGFSAAAYQSDYVVDLERNGPWLRRRLRAM from the coding sequence GTGATCACCGACGAGACGATCGGCTCCCCATTCCCGCCGGCGCTCCGAGCCAGAACCAGGCGTCGAGAGCGCGTGCTGGCGGCCAAGGTGGGCAGCCAGACAGCGGAGCTGGATCTCCAGCTCGTCGCCGCACGAACCATCGATGCGCTGATCATCGAAGCCCATCCGGACCGTTGGCCGCAGTTGCTGGCCCGGATGATCTTCCACGTTCAGCCGGGCGGGCTGCTGATCTTCCGGGGCACCCCCGGCCGCCCTCGTTCTCCTCTGTCGGACCGATTGCGCAGGCTTGATCTGATCCGGAGCGGCGACCGCAATCCTGACTCTGTCGGCAAGCAGGCCAGCGACACCCGCGCCCGAGCAGCCGCCATTGCGGGCTGGGACCGGGTCGGCCCCCACGTGGTCGTGCACCGCTCCGGCGGTCCCGGTTCCGCCTCGGAGCCCCTGCTCAAGGTGACTCATGGCGAGGCAGACTTGGCACTTTCTCGAAGTGGCTTGCCGCGGGGGCGGCTGGTGACTCAGGTGCCAGGGGTTCGATTCACGCCCCGTTGCGAGGTCGTTCAAACAGATTCAGACGTCCGCCACACGAGCACCGAGCCGATCGAGGCACCAGCCGTCTCCTTGCGGGAGTACGAGCACGTCACCTGCCTCCCGAGGCAGCTGGTTCTGCAGGACGGCATCATCTTGCCTGACTCGTTCCGCCATCCCCATCGCCGTCGGCCGCAACATGTCTTCCTCGAGGACCTTTCCCCACGATTCGCTGCGCTGCACGAACCCATGGAAGAACCAGCTCTTCTGGACGACGTGCCCTATGTCCACCTCGATTCGCACTACCAGGGGCACTACGGCCATCTCGTCACTGACCAGTTGTCACGCATGTGGGCGTGGCCGCGCATTCAGGAAGAAGTCGAACGCCCGCGACTGCTGATGTGCACCGTGACGCACCGCACGGGTGGTCTCCATCCGCACGAGCGGGACTTGCTGGCGGCGTTCGGAATCGACGAGGACGACGTCCTGATCTTTGATCGACCCGTTCGAGTGCCGCGCCTGCTGTCAGCTGCACCGATGCTGTCCAACCCGGCGTATGTTCACCCTGCCATCGACGAAACGTGGAGACGGGCCGGCGCGGCCCTGGCCGAGCACGCACCCGAGCGCCGCTACGCGAAACGGATCTTTTGTTCGCGCCGTTCAACCAAGAGGCGTTGTCGCAATGCCGATGAGGTTGAAGCCCTGTTCGTCGAGGAAGGCTTCACCGTCGTCTACACGGAGGACCATCCGCTGGCCGAGCAAGCCGCGATGTTTCGTCAGGCCGAAGTGATCGCCGGATACGCGGGCGCTGCATTGTTCAACATGTGCTACACCGATGGCCCCAAGGATGTCGTTCTGCTCGTGCCCGAGTCCTACACGGCACAGAACGAGTATCTGATGGCGGCCGTGCAAGGCCACCGTCTGACGGTGGTGTGGTGTCCGTCAGACGTCCCGATTCCCGAATCGGGATTCTCGGCCGCCGCGTACCAATCGGACTACGTGGTCGACCTTGAACGAAATGGACCGTGGCTCCGCCGGCGCCTCAGGGCGATGTGA
- the rfbB gene encoding dTDP-glucose 4,6-dehydratase has translation MDRILVTGGAGFIGSNFVHHVVSQTDAVVTVLDKLTYAASRESIAGLPEQRVRLVVGDITDAALVEPLVAEHDAVVHYAAESHNDNSLNDPSPFIQTNLVGTFTLLEAVRKADVRFHHVSTDEVYGDLELDDPKKFTEDTPYQPSSPYSASKAGSDHLVRAWVRSFGVQATISNCSNNYGPWQHIEKFIPRQITEVIDGRRPRLYGSGENVRDWIHTEDHSSAVLTILQQGRIGETYLIGAEGEKSNLDVVRLILSLMGRDADDFEHVTDRAGHDLRYAIDAGKIRTELGWVSQYADFEAGLEQTVRWYQDHEDWWRPHKDATEASYAAKGQ, from the coding sequence GTGGATCGCATCCTCGTGACCGGCGGGGCCGGGTTCATCGGCTCCAACTTCGTGCACCACGTCGTCAGCCAGACCGATGCCGTGGTGACCGTTCTCGACAAGCTGACCTACGCCGCGAGCCGCGAATCCATCGCCGGTCTGCCCGAGCAACGGGTCCGCCTCGTCGTCGGCGACATCACCGACGCCGCGCTGGTCGAGCCGCTCGTCGCGGAGCACGACGCCGTCGTCCACTACGCGGCGGAGTCCCACAACGACAACTCGCTCAACGACCCGTCCCCCTTCATCCAGACCAACCTGGTCGGCACCTTCACGCTGCTCGAGGCGGTCCGGAAGGCGGATGTCCGCTTCCACCACGTCTCCACCGACGAGGTGTACGGCGACCTCGAGTTGGACGACCCGAAGAAGTTCACCGAGGACACGCCCTACCAGCCCTCGTCGCCGTACTCCGCCTCCAAGGCCGGGTCCGACCACCTGGTGCGCGCCTGGGTTCGCAGCTTCGGCGTGCAGGCCACGATCTCGAACTGCTCGAACAACTACGGGCCGTGGCAACACATCGAGAAGTTCATCCCGCGCCAGATCACCGAAGTGATCGACGGCCGCCGCCCCCGGCTCTACGGCTCGGGCGAGAACGTCCGCGACTGGATCCACACCGAGGACCACTCCTCTGCGGTGCTCACGATCCTCCAGCAGGGCCGGATCGGCGAGACCTACCTGATCGGCGCCGAGGGCGAGAAGTCGAACCTCGACGTGGTGCGGCTGATCCTGTCCCTGATGGGCCGCGACGCCGACGACTTCGAGCACGTCACCGACCGGGCCGGCCACGACCTGCGCTACGCCATCGACGCCGGCAAGATCCGCACCGAACTGGGCTGGGTGTCGCAGTACGCCGACTTCGAGGCAGGCCTCGAACAGACCGTCCGGTGGTACCAGGACCACGAGGACTGGTGGCGTCCACACAAGGACGCGACCGAGGCGTCGTACGCCGCGAAGGGCCAGTGA
- a CDS encoding sugar nucleotide-binding protein: MVEVRAQRASKPGELQIETTPIPGLLVVHLPVHRDDRGWFKESWQREKMVALGLPDFGPVQNNMSFNAMRGATRGIHTEPWDKYVAVATGKVFAAWVDMREGATFGTTFSIECDESIAVFVPRGVGNSFQALADGTVYTYLVNDHWKAGNTYPALHLADPDVAIAWPIPLDSDEVEISAKDLANPHLGDVTPMAPLKVLITGSRGQLGRALSSVFPTATLVDLAELDLTDAEALAAWPWEEYDVVLNAAAYTAVDKAEAEGRAAAWSANASAPAALARIAAARGLTLVHYSSDYVFDGSDIEGGHREDEPFAPLGAYGQSKAAGDIAVATAPRHYIVRTSWVIGEGNNFVRTMARLAADGVDPAVVDDQVGRLTFTDELARATRHLLDTEAPYGTYNATNSGSARSWADYARRVFELTGHDPGRVRTVTTADYSAGKQMAPRPLNSTLTLTKLNETGFTSADADAALAAYLDGTTS; the protein is encoded by the coding sequence GTGGTTGAGGTGCGAGCGCAGCGAGCCTCGAAACCCGGCGAGCTCCAGATCGAGACCACGCCCATCCCGGGCCTCCTCGTCGTCCACCTCCCCGTCCATCGCGACGACCGCGGCTGGTTCAAGGAGAGCTGGCAGCGCGAGAAGATGGTCGCACTCGGGCTGCCGGACTTCGGTCCGGTGCAGAACAACATGAGCTTCAACGCCATGCGTGGCGCGACCCGCGGCATCCACACCGAGCCCTGGGACAAGTACGTCGCCGTCGCCACCGGCAAGGTGTTCGCCGCGTGGGTCGACATGCGCGAGGGCGCCACCTTCGGGACGACGTTCTCGATCGAGTGCGACGAGAGCATCGCGGTGTTCGTGCCACGCGGGGTCGGGAACTCCTTCCAGGCGCTCGCCGACGGCACCGTCTACACGTATCTCGTCAACGACCACTGGAAAGCCGGGAACACCTATCCGGCGCTCCACCTGGCCGATCCTGACGTCGCCATTGCGTGGCCCATCCCGCTGGACTCCGACGAGGTCGAGATCTCCGCCAAGGACCTCGCGAACCCACACCTCGGGGACGTGACGCCGATGGCACCCCTGAAGGTCCTCATCACCGGCAGCCGCGGCCAACTCGGCCGTGCTCTCTCCTCAGTGTTCCCCACCGCCACCCTCGTCGACCTCGCCGAGCTCGACCTGACCGATGCCGAAGCCCTCGCCGCCTGGCCGTGGGAGGAGTACGACGTCGTGCTGAATGCCGCCGCGTACACCGCGGTGGACAAGGCAGAGGCCGAGGGCCGCGCCGCAGCCTGGTCCGCGAACGCGAGCGCTCCTGCCGCGCTCGCCCGGATCGCCGCGGCGCGCGGACTGACGCTCGTCCACTACTCCTCTGACTACGTGTTCGACGGCTCCGACATCGAGGGCGGGCACCGCGAGGACGAACCCTTCGCACCGCTGGGCGCCTACGGCCAGAGCAAGGCGGCCGGTGACATCGCGGTCGCCACCGCCCCACGCCACTACATCGTGCGCACGTCGTGGGTGATCGGCGAGGGCAACAACTTCGTACGGACCATGGCGAGGCTCGCGGCCGACGGTGTCGACCCGGCCGTCGTCGACGACCAGGTCGGGCGCCTGACGTTCACCGACGAACTGGCCCGCGCGACGCGGCACCTCCTGGACACGGAAGCGCCGTACGGCACCTACAACGCCACCAACTCCGGCTCCGCCCGATCGTGGGCGGACTACGCGCGACGCGTCTTCGAGCTCACGGGGCATGACCCCGGCCGGGTCAGAACGGTGACCACGGCCGACTACTCGGCTGGCAAGCAGATGGCACCGCGCCCGCTGAACAGCACGCTGACGCTGACCAAGCTGAACGAGACAGGCTTCACCAGCGCGGACGCCGACGCAGCCCTGGCCGCCTACCTCGACGGCACCACGTCCTAG
- the manA gene encoding mannose-6-phosphate isomerase, class I — protein sequence MFALSCHTQNYAWGSADAIPGFQRQLASGNPVAEVWMGTHPLGTARIIDAEGVERPLTEVSGDLGFMMKVIAAARPLSIQVHPDGDRAQAGFAAEEAAGIPLDAPHRVFKDPRPKPEMVYALSTFDTLVGLRRTSEIVRVLRNLEHPLTKELTESLLDAPGFAGIIRLIEGLVTTPPAAEVVGEVVAECQRALDSGLDIKRAYATAVELAATSPGDVGVIIALLMNRLTLQPGEAAYLATGIIHAHLSGLCLEVMVSSDNVLRAGLTTKHIDAEGLVQCLEEGTSRAARVEPQVVNYSTDVFIPGHEFALSVTQSSPADPAGVTLPAAGSRLLVCTDGAVAVVNARGDILRLQRGDAAYAEDADGALRVLGTGEVAQAFVPAGAETGQLFDLL from the coding sequence GTGTTCGCGCTCTCTTGTCACACCCAGAACTACGCCTGGGGCTCTGCCGACGCCATCCCCGGCTTCCAGCGCCAGCTCGCGTCCGGCAACCCCGTGGCCGAGGTCTGGATGGGCACCCACCCGCTCGGGACCGCACGCATCATCGACGCCGAGGGCGTCGAGCGCCCGCTGACCGAGGTGTCCGGCGACCTCGGCTTCATGATGAAGGTGATCGCGGCCGCCCGGCCGCTGTCGATCCAGGTACACCCGGACGGTGACCGCGCCCAGGCCGGCTTCGCCGCCGAAGAGGCAGCAGGCATCCCGCTGGACGCCCCCCACCGTGTGTTCAAGGATCCGCGCCCCAAGCCCGAGATGGTCTACGCCCTCTCCACGTTCGACACCCTCGTCGGCCTGCGCCGTACGTCGGAGATCGTGCGCGTGCTGCGGAACCTGGAGCACCCCCTGACCAAGGAACTGACCGAGAGCCTGCTCGACGCCCCCGGCTTCGCGGGCATCATCCGGTTGATCGAGGGCCTGGTGACCACCCCGCCCGCCGCCGAGGTGGTGGGCGAGGTCGTGGCCGAATGCCAGCGGGCCCTGGACAGCGGGCTCGACATCAAGCGCGCCTACGCCACCGCGGTCGAGCTCGCCGCCACCTCACCGGGTGACGTCGGTGTCATCATCGCCCTGCTGATGAACCGCCTGACGCTGCAGCCCGGCGAGGCGGCGTACCTTGCCACCGGCATCATCCACGCGCACCTGAGCGGGTTGTGCCTCGAAGTCATGGTGTCCTCCGACAACGTCCTGCGGGCCGGCCTGACGACCAAGCACATCGACGCCGAAGGCCTGGTCCAGTGCCTCGAGGAGGGCACCTCGCGGGCCGCGCGGGTCGAGCCGCAGGTCGTGAACTACTCGACCGACGTGTTCATCCCCGGCCATGAGTTCGCACTCTCCGTCACCCAGAGCTCACCCGCCGACCCGGCGGGCGTCACCCTGCCCGCCGCCGGCTCGCGCCTCCTGGTCTGCACCGACGGCGCCGTCGCGGTCGTCAACGCACGCGGCGACATCCTCCGCCTGCAGCGCGGCGACGCGGCGTACGCCGAGGACGCCGACGGCGCGCTCCGGGTGCTCGGCACCGGCGAGGTCGCCCAGGCGTTCGTGCCGGCGGGGGCCGAGACCGGCCAGCTCTTCGACCTGCTCTGA
- a CDS encoding DUF2516 family protein — protein MSGGFVGAISDVEVWINIGIAFALLVIKIFAFVSALLYSGESYVAADKLTKPTWTAILGVGVLLQVVPINLSIVNLAMTVAALVYLADVRPALAGLRRR, from the coding sequence ATGAGTGGGGGATTCGTAGGCGCCATCAGCGACGTCGAGGTCTGGATCAACATCGGTATCGCCTTTGCGTTGCTGGTGATCAAGATCTTCGCGTTCGTCAGCGCGCTGCTGTACTCCGGCGAGTCCTATGTCGCGGCCGACAAGCTCACCAAGCCGACCTGGACCGCGATCCTCGGCGTCGGCGTTCTGCTGCAGGTGGTGCCGATCAATCTCTCGATCGTGAACCTCGCGATGACCGTCGCGGCGCTGGTCTACCTGGCCGACGTACGACCGGCGCTCGCAGGCCTGCGGCGCCGGTAA
- a CDS encoding helix-turn-helix transcriptional regulator has protein sequence MAKGKVGKTVGSLGDYLKEQRLSSRLSLRQLADQAGVSNPYLSQIERGLRKPSAEVLQQIAKALRISAEQLYIRAGILNPEDGLAGSVELAILGDTVLSERQKQSLLDVYASFLALNAAEAPSEAAEVPAQEDSNNVTNEG, from the coding sequence ATGGCAAAAGGCAAGGTTGGTAAGACCGTCGGCTCCCTCGGCGACTACCTCAAGGAGCAGCGGCTCTCGTCGCGTCTCTCGCTGAGGCAGCTCGCGGACCAGGCCGGCGTCTCGAACCCGTACCTGAGCCAGATCGAGCGTGGACTTCGCAAGCCGTCCGCCGAGGTGCTGCAGCAGATCGCCAAGGCTCTGCGGATCTCCGCGGAGCAGCTGTACATCCGGGCCGGAATCCTGAACCCGGAAGACGGCCTGGCTGGGTCGGTGGAACTCGCCATTCTCGGCGACACCGTCCTCAGCGAGCGTCAGAAGCAGTCGCTCCTCGACGTCTACGCATCGTTCCTGGCTCTGAACGCAGCCGAGGCTCCCTCCGAAGCTGCCGAAGTGCCTGCCCAAGAAGATTCCAACAACGTCACCAACGAAGGGTGA
- the cysC gene encoding adenylyl-sulfate kinase, which yields MSTPPVPQHCPTPRELDDLELLTSGAAGPIVGFNEPGSPITLDLPEELSVHLDEGLEVELVDPEGLPLARIAQTLRGLSVSPLAHAEFGPFRRLHLKPDVVRATYAGRTVVPVTDLITDTQFEQLRTLGPVLLVALVGKGTPAVSPVALLRATTEVASLIDGAVVAVPLTDHGTDADASLRRSVLATYAGADTLVELVPGGGPLEALAEIDAQEHPGPADRGLVLFFTGLSGSGKSTLAQALMDRLLEQGHRSLTSLDGDVVRRNLSAGLTFSKADRETNIRRIGWVAAEIARHRGIAVCSPIAPFDETRQQVRSMVEDAGGTFFLVHVATPLKECERRDRKGLYAKARRGEIPEFTGISSPYEEPDDADVRVDTTGRSIDEALEDVTRALREAGHLDVRLDTADLVGSGFTTTGAVSTGSTNARSTTGVSSHGVSTSSTNERSIRGMSTKSTSGDALRVLFVCTANICRSPYMELRARAILGTSTQVEFTSAGTHGFRAHEVDRTMATVLTNRGVGPDLLSGFVSQPLTRELIARADLVLTAESSHRAFVLEEAPGAFRKVFTLGQFAESIDRVGASLTGAALVTAVGHRRAGAVDAHDIRDPYRRGRAAAEASADQIDSLLQAVLPRLTSATTGNA from the coding sequence GTGTCGACGCCGCCCGTTCCCCAGCACTGCCCCACGCCTCGGGAACTCGACGACCTCGAATTGCTGACCTCCGGCGCCGCAGGGCCGATCGTCGGATTCAACGAACCGGGCAGCCCGATCACGCTCGACCTGCCGGAAGAGCTGTCCGTGCATCTCGACGAAGGCCTCGAGGTCGAGCTCGTCGACCCCGAAGGCCTCCCCCTGGCGCGGATCGCCCAGACACTGCGCGGGCTCAGCGTGAGCCCCCTGGCCCACGCCGAGTTCGGACCGTTTCGTCGGCTCCACCTCAAGCCCGACGTCGTCCGCGCGACCTACGCCGGCCGCACCGTCGTCCCGGTGACCGACCTGATCACCGACACCCAGTTCGAGCAGTTGCGCACCCTCGGTCCCGTCCTGCTCGTCGCACTCGTCGGCAAGGGCACCCCGGCAGTCAGCCCGGTCGCGCTGCTGCGTGCCACGACCGAGGTCGCCAGCCTGATCGACGGAGCGGTGGTCGCCGTACCCCTGACCGATCACGGCACCGACGCCGACGCGTCCCTGCGCCGATCCGTGCTCGCGACGTACGCCGGCGCCGACACCCTGGTCGAGCTCGTTCCCGGCGGAGGACCGCTGGAGGCGCTGGCCGAGATCGACGCCCAGGAGCACCCCGGACCCGCCGACCGGGGCCTGGTGCTGTTCTTCACCGGTCTCTCGGGCAGCGGCAAGTCGACCCTCGCGCAAGCCCTCATGGACCGCCTGCTGGAGCAGGGGCACCGCTCCCTGACCAGCCTCGACGGGGACGTCGTACGACGGAACCTGTCGGCCGGCCTGACCTTCTCCAAGGCCGACCGCGAAACCAACATCCGCCGGATCGGCTGGGTGGCCGCGGAGATCGCTCGCCACCGCGGTATTGCCGTGTGCAGCCCGATCGCGCCCTTCGACGAGACCCGGCAGCAGGTCCGCAGCATGGTCGAGGACGCTGGCGGCACGTTCTTCCTCGTCCACGTCGCGACCCCGCTCAAGGAATGCGAGCGACGCGACCGCAAGGGGCTCTACGCCAAGGCCCGCCGCGGGGAGATCCCCGAGTTCACCGGCATCTCCTCGCCGTACGAAGAGCCCGACGACGCAGACGTTCGCGTCGACACCACCGGTCGCAGCATCGACGAAGCCCTCGAGGACGTCACCCGCGCGCTCCGCGAGGCCGGTCACCTCGACGTCCGTCTCGACACGGCCGACCTGGTCGGATCCGGGTTCACGACCACCGGGGCGGTCTCGACAGGCTCGACCAACGCGCGCTCGACCACCGGGGTCTCGAGCCACGGGGTCTCGACAAGCTCGACCAACGAGCGGTCGATCCGCGGGATGTCGACGAAATCGACCAGCGGGGACGCCCTCCGCGTCCTGTTCGTGTGTACGGCGAACATCTGCCGGTCGCCGTACATGGAACTGCGGGCGCGCGCGATCCTGGGCACGTCGACGCAGGTGGAGTTCACCAGCGCCGGCACCCACGGTTTCCGTGCGCACGAGGTGGATCGCACCATGGCCACCGTCCTGACCAATCGTGGCGTCGGACCGGACCTGCTCTCGGGCTTCGTCAGCCAGCCGTTGACGCGCGAGCTCATCGCCCGGGCCGACCTGGTGCTCACGGCGGAGTCCTCCCACCGTGCCTTCGTCCTCGAAGAGGCGCCCGGCGCCTTCCGCAAGGTCTTCACCCTGGGCCAGTTCGCCGAGTCGATCGACCGGGTCGGCGCCTCGCTCACCGGCGCCGCGCTGGTGACGGCGGTGGGCCACCGGCGGGCCGGTGCCGTCGACGCCCATGACATCCGCGACCCCTACCGACGGGGCCGCGCGGCCGCAGAGGCCTCGGCCGACCAGATCGACTCTCTTCTCCAGGCCGTGCTCCCACGCCTGACCAGCGCCACGACAGGAAACGCATGA
- a CDS encoding sulfite exporter TauE/SafE family protein, protein MSEWITLTALSIMVAGFLVGIVVGLTGMGGGALMTPALIFLGVGHTSAIVTADLTAAAIYKTGGAITHAREGSPNFRLAGWLIAGSVPMAFVGPYLANALTDDPEQLESTLKLCIGIALLFAASTYALRIYINLRRVERGGVQPDDNPHIRPLPTLLVGMLGGLLVGVTSVGSGSVIMIALLMMYPGLSALRLVGTDLVQAVPLVLSAALANIAIHGLDWALLVPLVIGSVPGTLLGSRLAPRVPQSFIRRGIVIVLTMSGVALLFKSGLHPFGEGHETLEAMLVAAIGLAMLVLVPFVWGMIRKRHGMPMFGAPTVAEIEALRPEDRASKPA, encoded by the coding sequence ATGAGCGAGTGGATCACCCTGACGGCGCTCTCGATCATGGTCGCCGGCTTCCTCGTCGGCATCGTGGTCGGTCTGACCGGCATGGGCGGCGGCGCCCTGATGACGCCCGCACTGATCTTCCTCGGCGTCGGCCACACCTCGGCGATCGTGACCGCCGACCTCACGGCAGCGGCGATCTACAAGACCGGCGGCGCGATCACGCATGCCCGCGAGGGATCACCGAACTTCCGCCTGGCCGGCTGGCTGATCGCCGGCTCGGTGCCGATGGCGTTCGTGGGGCCCTACCTCGCCAACGCGCTGACCGATGATCCCGAGCAGCTCGAGTCGACCCTGAAGCTCTGCATCGGCATCGCGCTGCTGTTCGCCGCGTCGACGTACGCGCTGAGGATCTACATCAACCTGCGGCGGGTGGAACGCGGTGGCGTCCAGCCCGACGACAACCCGCACATCCGTCCGCTCCCGACCCTGCTGGTCGGAATGCTCGGCGGCCTGCTCGTCGGCGTGACCAGCGTCGGCTCGGGATCGGTCATCATGATCGCGCTGCTGATGATGTACCCCGGGCTGTCGGCCCTCCGGCTCGTCGGCACCGACCTCGTCCAGGCCGTCCCGCTGGTCCTGAGCGCCGCGCTGGCCAATATCGCGATCCACGGCCTGGACTGGGCCCTGCTGGTCCCGCTGGTGATCGGTTCGGTCCCCGGCACGCTGCTCGGGTCGCGGCTCGCGCCGCGCGTGCCTCAGTCGTTCATCCGGCGCGGCATCGTGATCGTGCTGACCATGTCCGGCGTCGCCCTGCTCTTCAAGTCCGGCCTGCACCCGTTCGGGGAAGGTCACGAGACGCTCGAAGCAATGCTCGTCGCGGCCATCGGCCTGGCCATGCTGGTGCTGGTGCCGTTCGTCTGGGGAATGATCCGCAAGCGGCACGGCATGCCGATGTTCGGCGCACCGACGGTCGCCGAGATCGAGGCGCTCCGTCCGGAGGACAGGGCGTCGAAACCCGCCTGA